A single region of the Lacerta agilis isolate rLacAgi1 chromosome 9, rLacAgi1.pri, whole genome shotgun sequence genome encodes:
- the MED28 gene encoding mediator of RNA polymerase II transcription subunit 28: MAASLSGMFGNQGPVPPPPPPPPPPPVAPGVSGPAGLLPTNPAGPRNPNSTLVDELEASFEACFASLVSQDYVNGTDQEEIRTGVDQCIQKFLDVARQTECFFLQKRLQLCVQKPEQVIKEDVSELRNELQRKEALIQKHLGKLRHWQQVLEDINVQHKKPAEMPQGSLAYLEQASANIPAPLKQT; this comes from the exons ATGGCGGCCAGCCTGAGCGGAATGTTCGGGAACCAGGGCccggtccctcctcctcctcctccgccgcctcctccgcccgTGGCCCCCGGTGTGTCGGGGCCAGCCGGCCTCCTCCCGACGAACCCCGCGGGCCCGCGGAACCCCAACAGCACCCTCGTGGACGAGCTGGAGGCGTCTTTCGAG GCTTGCTTTGCTTCTCTTGTGAGTCAAGATTATGTCAATGGTACAGACCAGGAAGAAATTAGAACTG GCGTTGACCAGTGTATCCAGAAATTTTTAGACGTTGCACGGCAAACAGAATGCTTTTTCTTACAAAAAAGGCTGCAGCTGTGTGTCCAGAAACCAGAGCAAGTAATTAAAGAG GATGTTTCAGAACTGAGAAATGAATTGCAGAGGAAGGAAGCGCTAATTCAGAAGCACTTGGGTAAACTGCGACACTGGCAGCAGGTTCTGGAAGACATCAATGTCCAGCACAAAAAGCCTGCTGAAATGCCTCAAGGATCCTTAGCATATCTAGAGCAGGCATCGGCTAACATTCCTGCACCGCTCAAGCAAACGTGA